Proteins encoded by one window of Vespula pensylvanica isolate Volc-1 chromosome 6, ASM1446617v1, whole genome shotgun sequence:
- the LOC122629882 gene encoding GPI mannosyltransferase 1 → MDLSLFKKHCIIAFFLRVILVAYANFHDSYFNVSYTDIDYKVFTDAARHITEGDTPFKRHTYRYTPLLAFLLIPNVYVHKDFGKIFFSLVDIVVAVLIRRILTRQKWNDKVVTISVFLWLYNPLTIVISTRGNADSLAVLPVILTLDFLQRDQFLLAGLIHGFSVHFRLYPIIFSLAMFLSINKYNRFIPNLNQFKFVNGCAFSLLVLIGFNYKLYGYQFLYESFLYHLIRRDAKHNFSVYFYMSYLSSGIEPNLLKKVLTLLPQIMLLLSLSYKYSDKSNLPFALFTQAMVIVMYNSVMTSQYFFWFLSLLPLCLPNIKMSNFRSISLICAWILSQGIWLFFAYLLEFQGINTFLFIWISGLLFFTTNVKILMDLIRCYKAS, encoded by the coding sequence atggATTTGTCGTTGTTTAAAAAGCATTGCataattgctttttttctgAGAGTAATATTAGTGGCATATGCAAACTTTCATGATAGTTATTTTAATGTGTCGTATACAGACATTGATTACAAAGTATTCACAGATGCTGCGAGACACATAACAGAAGGTGATACACCATTTAAGCGTCACACCTATCGATATACACCATTGTTAGCTTTTCTTTTGATTCCAAATGTTTATGTACATAAAGACTTtggtaaaattttcttttctctagtAGATATTGTAGTAGCAGTCTTAATAAGAAGAATACTTACGCGACAAAAATGGAACGATAAGGTAGTAACTATTAGTGTATTTCTCTGGTTGTATAATCCACTTACAATAGTTATTTCTACCAGAGGCAATGCAGATTCTTTAGCAGTACTACCAGTTATTTTAACATTAGATTTTCTACAAAGAGATCAATTTCTTCTGGCTGGATTAATTCATGGATTTTCTGTACATTTCAGATTATATCCAATAATATTTAGCCTGGCTATGTTTCTAtctattaacaaatataaccGTTTTATACCGAATctaaatcaatttaaatttgttaatggATGCGCATTTTCTTTACTAGTATTAATTGGgtttaattataaactttATGGTTATCAATTTCTATACGAAAGTTTTCTCTATCATTTGATAAGAAGAGATGCTAAACACAATTTTTCAGTATATTTCTACATGTCCTATTTGTCATCTGGAATCGAGccgaatttgttaaaaaaagttttaacatTATTACCGCAAATAATGTTATTGCTATCATTGTCGTATAAATACTCGGATAAATCTAATCTACCGTTTGCGTTATTTACTCAGGCAATGGTAATTGTTATGTACAACTCGGTAATGACGtctcaatatttcttttggtttttatCGCTTTTACCACTTTGCTTaccaaatataaaaatgagtaATTTTAGATCCATAAGTTTAATTTGTGCTTGGATTTTGAGTCAAGGTATATGGCTATTTTTTGCTTATTTGTTAGAATTTCAAGGCAttaatacgtttttatttatatggatTTCCggacttttgttttttactacGAACGTTAAAATTTTGATGGATCTTATTCGATGTTACAAGGCATCATAA